The nucleotide window TCTTTTAAAATAAAAAAAAGGCTTGACTAACGCCAAACCTTTTTATATAAATTATAATCTTACGATTACAACAATGCGTCTAAACTATCGGCATACGTTTGTTTAGGAGCTACTCCTACTTGTTTACCAACTACTTCTCCTTTATGGAAAACCAGTACAGTCGGAATGTTTCTAACTCCGTATTTTGCAGCAAATTCTTGGTTTGCATCTACATCAACTTTACCAACTACTACTTTACCTTCGTATTCGCTGCTAAGTTCGTCAATGATTGGTCCAACCATTCTACAAGGCCCACACCATGCTGCCCAAAAATCTACCATTACCGGTTTATCTGATTTCAAAACTACTTCATCAAAAGTAGCATCTGTTATTGCTAATGCCATATTGTTATTTTTTTATGTTTAAAAATCTAATGTGTTTCAATTAGAGTACAAATTTAGA belongs to Flavobacterium gilvum and includes:
- the trxA gene encoding thioredoxin, with the protein product MALAITDATFDEVVLKSDKPVMVDFWAAWCGPCRMVGPIIDELSSEYEGKVVVGKVDVDANQEFAAKYGVRNIPTVLVFHKGEVVGKQVGVAPKQTYADSLDALL